One genomic region from Spirulina subsalsa PCC 9445 encodes:
- the thiS gene encoding sulfur carrier protein ThiS — MSSSTSLITLEVNGESVSCPANSSLPQLLTQLDLNPRLIAIEYNGEILHRQYWEATIVQTGDRLEIVTIVGGGL; from the coding sequence ATGTCTAGTTCAACCTCGCTGATTACCTTAGAAGTGAACGGAGAAAGCGTTAGCTGTCCGGCTAATAGTTCCCTCCCCCAACTGCTGACCCAACTGGACTTAAACCCCCGTCTCATTGCCATTGAGTACAACGGCGAAATCCTGCACCGTCAGTATTGGGAAGCCACTATCGTACAAACAGGCGATCGCCTCGAAATCGTAACCATCGTTGGCGGTGGTCTTTAG
- a CDS encoding Npun_F5749 family FMN-dependent PPOX-type flavoprotein has translation MSNVLAPWRSPLSRALHRNRSQPFSRYLQLATITPEGYPANRTVVFRGFTPQGNKLKIITDVRSEKFQQLHHCPWGEICWYFSQTREQFRLFGSIQVIDAHSPDATGQQWRLETWQSLSEAARLQLAWPTPKAPREPNPEAFRPPPPSPEMPLPTFCLLCLSPQRVEHLELRGEPQNRWLFWLDEENLWQQQGVNP, from the coding sequence ATGTCTAATGTTCTTGCCCCTTGGCGATCGCCTTTATCCCGCGCCCTCCATCGTAATCGAAGCCAGCCCTTCTCCCGCTACCTTCAACTGGCCACCATTACCCCAGAGGGGTATCCCGCCAATCGGACGGTGGTTTTTCGGGGCTTTACCCCCCAAGGAAATAAGCTCAAAATCATTACCGACGTTCGTAGTGAGAAGTTCCAACAATTACACCATTGCCCTTGGGGTGAAATTTGCTGGTATTTCAGCCAAACTCGGGAACAATTCCGCCTATTTGGGTCAATTCAAGTCATTGATGCCCATTCTCCCGATGCTACAGGGCAACAATGGCGCTTAGAGACTTGGCAAAGTCTCAGCGAGGCCGCCCGTCTCCAATTGGCTTGGCCCACCCCCAAGGCTCCCCGAGAGCCAAATCCCGAAGCTTTTCGCCCTCCTCCCCCTTCCCCAGAGATGCCCCTCCCTACCTTTTGCCTATTGTGTTTGAGTCCCCAACGGGTGGAACATTTGGAGTTACGGGGAGAACCCCAAAATCGTTGGCTTTTTTGGTTAGATGAGGAGAATCTCTGGCAACAGCAGGGGGTTAATCCTTGA
- a CDS encoding DUF3419 family protein codes for MPSEIVQFADFSRIRYAQCWEDADVLLRGLEIQSDDVCLSIASAGDNTLALLTCSPKRVIAVDLNPAQIACLALRVAAFRVLNHGELLAFLGSKSATRGERRAFYGRCRGLLDETVREFWDSREGAIAQGFGSAGKFERYLTIFRKYVLPLISDRTTPEHFRQNHPQPVREAFYQTYWNNRRWRLLFRLFFSRPLLGRWGRDPQFFRYGEGAISQHLLERTEYALTQLNPAENPYLQWILTGYHPHALPFALRRENFDPIRDHLDRLEWHNLALEDFLSQNPELSINRYNLSNIFEYMSPDNSEKLLRQIIQHSPPGSRLLYWNLFVPRQRPESLAADLRPLTELAQTLFQQDKAFFYQALVIEETTAPTSAPSPH; via the coding sequence ATGCCTAGTGAAATTGTCCAGTTTGCCGATTTTTCCCGGATTCGTTATGCCCAATGTTGGGAGGATGCGGATGTTTTATTACGGGGATTGGAGATACAATCGGATGATGTTTGTTTGTCGATTGCGTCGGCGGGTGATAATACGTTAGCACTGTTAACTTGTTCTCCGAAACGGGTGATTGCGGTGGATTTGAATCCCGCCCAGATTGCTTGTTTAGCGTTGCGGGTGGCGGCTTTTCGGGTGTTGAATCATGGGGAGTTGTTGGCGTTTCTGGGGTCAAAATCTGCGACGAGGGGGGAACGTCGGGCGTTCTACGGGCGCTGTCGGGGGCTGCTGGATGAGACGGTGCGGGAGTTTTGGGATAGTCGGGAGGGGGCGATCGCACAAGGTTTCGGTAGTGCAGGAAAGTTTGAACGGTACTTGACAATTTTCCGTAAATATGTATTGCCTTTAATAAGCGATCGCACCACCCCGGAACATTTCCGACAAAACCACCCCCAGCCCGTCCGGGAGGCCTTTTATCAAACCTACTGGAATAATAGGCGGTGGCGCTTACTCTTCCGCCTTTTTTTCTCCCGTCCCCTCTTAGGTCGTTGGGGGCGAGATCCCCAGTTTTTCCGTTATGGAGAGGGCGCAATCAGTCAACACCTCCTAGAACGCACCGAGTACGCCCTGACCCAGCTAAATCCCGCAGAAAACCCCTATCTGCAATGGATTCTCACGGGATACCACCCCCACGCCCTGCCCTTTGCCCTTCGTCGGGAAAATTTTGACCCCATTCGGGATCATCTCGACCGTCTGGAATGGCACAATTTAGCCCTAGAAGACTTTTTAAGCCAAAATCCGGAGCTATCCATTAATCGCTACAATTTGAGCAATATTTTTGAATATATGTCCCCAGACAACAGCGAAAAATTACTCCGACAAATCATCCAACACAGTCCCCCGGGGAGTCGTTTATTGTATTGGAATCTTTTCGTCCCCCGTCAGCGTCCAGAGAGCCTAGCGGCGGATTTACGCCCCCTGACTGAGTTAGCCCAGACCTTATTTCAACAAGATAAAGCCTTTTTTTATCAAGCTTTAGTCATTGAAGAAACAACAGCCCCAACATCTGCCCCCAGCCCCCATTGA
- a CDS encoding FtsX-like permease family protein, which produces MVSIARKNLFEDLPRFLVAQAGIMFAVSLVTIQTGLLNGFTRSTALLIDASPADIWITSDELVHMELTLPLLLEQVNQANQVPGVARAEPLMTGLGRWQIPGGELTPLRLYGFDPNGVLFRPGQLQSGQLADLNTPYNVMVDQGSLNSLSVRGLGDRGFIGNLPATIVGITSDSQAITSATYIFSSLETAKAFASAGFSSSVDCRMQPDGTIQCTTLYEKQDQPLEGVPTPEPMSSTDPIQYILIQAEPGQDIGELQARLEATFPNTKAWTQEELSQATRNYWQKRTGIGFILGLGATVGVIVGIVIVGQILYSSVADHLKEFGTLKAMGASNRMLYGVIIEQAVYMAVLGYIPGILLCLGLGKWTMASQGIMILITPSTAIVVLGITLVMCVGSALFAIQKVTRVDPIIVFKA; this is translated from the coding sequence ATGGTATCTATCGCCCGCAAAAACCTATTTGAAGACCTGCCCCGTTTTCTCGTAGCCCAAGCAGGCATCATGTTTGCCGTTAGTCTTGTGACTATTCAAACCGGACTCCTAAACGGGTTTACCCGTTCCACCGCCCTCCTCATTGACGCATCCCCCGCCGATATTTGGATCACCTCCGACGAATTAGTTCACATGGAACTTACCCTTCCCCTCCTTTTAGAACAGGTGAACCAAGCAAACCAAGTCCCCGGAGTAGCGCGGGCTGAACCCTTAATGACGGGATTAGGGCGCTGGCAAATTCCGGGGGGGGAACTCACACCCCTACGATTATATGGCTTTGACCCCAACGGGGTGCTATTCCGTCCGGGTCAGTTACAATCGGGTCAACTAGCCGACTTAAACACACCCTACAATGTGATGGTAGATCAAGGGAGTTTGAATAGTTTATCGGTTCGAGGCTTGGGCGATCGCGGTTTTATCGGCAATCTCCCCGCCACCATCGTGGGCATTACCTCCGACTCCCAAGCTATTACCTCCGCCACTTATATCTTTTCCTCCCTCGAAACCGCCAAAGCCTTCGCCAGTGCCGGATTCTCCTCCAGTGTAGACTGTCGAATGCAGCCCGACGGAACCATCCAATGCACCACCTTATATGAAAAACAAGACCAACCCCTTGAGGGAGTCCCGACACCCGAACCCATGAGTTCCACTGACCCCATTCAATATATCTTGATTCAAGCCGAACCCGGTCAAGATATTGGCGAATTACAAGCCCGTTTAGAGGCCACGTTTCCGAATACTAAAGCTTGGACTCAAGAAGAACTTTCCCAAGCCACGCGCAATTATTGGCAAAAGCGCACAGGGATCGGTTTTATTCTGGGTTTAGGGGCAACGGTAGGGGTCATTGTGGGCATAGTCATTGTAGGACAGATTCTTTATTCTTCCGTCGCCGATCATTTAAAAGAATTCGGCACCTTAAAAGCCATGGGAGCCTCGAATCGAATGTTATACGGAGTGATTATTGAACAAGCCGTTTATATGGCTGTTTTAGGGTATATTCCCGGAATTTTGCTCTGTTTAGGCTTAGGAAAATGGACAATGGCCAGTCAAGGAATCATGATTTTAATTACCCCCTCTACAGCAATTGTCGTTTTGGGGATTACCCTAGTGATGTGTGTTGGGTCTGCCCTCTTTGCTATTCAAAAAGTTACCCGTGTTGATCCCATTATTGTGTTTAAAGCCTAG
- a CDS encoding ABC transporter permease encodes MITSCLKTNQKIDKWTRIVGQKLLELTAIVSIIFLYLPIIILVIYSFNESRLNAVWRGFTLKWYQSLFEGVAGQADIATEQIWNALFNSLWVGGIATIAATVMGTLIGLAMERFRFKGKSALEALLFLPIIIPDITMGISLLIFFSLFFQLIQTLTGVRLVLGLPTVIIGHIAFNISYVAVTVRTRIAELDPTLEEAALDLGANEWRTFYRITLPLIAPGIISGALLAFTLSLDDFVITFFTAGVGATTLPVFIYGMIKLSVTPAINAISTLMLVASLMILACSLVLQRQKT; translated from the coding sequence ATGATCACTTCTTGCCTAAAAACCAATCAAAAAATTGACAAATGGACACGAATTGTAGGACAAAAGCTCCTAGAATTAACAGCAATTGTTAGTATTATCTTTCTCTATCTTCCCATTATTATCCTAGTGATTTATTCCTTCAATGAATCGCGCTTAAACGCCGTTTGGCGAGGCTTTACCCTAAAATGGTATCAAAGCCTATTTGAAGGGGTTGCTGGACAAGCAGACATTGCCACAGAGCAAATCTGGAACGCCCTCTTTAATAGCCTCTGGGTCGGGGGAATTGCCACCATTGCCGCCACCGTAATGGGAACCCTAATCGGACTGGCAATGGAACGGTTTCGATTCAAAGGAAAATCTGCCTTAGAAGCCCTCCTTTTCCTCCCCATTATTATTCCTGACATTACAATGGGAATCTCCCTCCTCATCTTTTTTAGCCTATTTTTTCAACTCATCCAAACCCTCACCGGAGTCCGTTTAGTCCTCGGTTTACCCACCGTTATTATTGGTCATATTGCCTTTAATATTTCCTACGTTGCCGTCACCGTCAGAACCAGAATTGCTGAACTTGATCCCACCTTAGAAGAAGCCGCCCTAGACCTTGGAGCCAACGAATGGCGCACCTTCTACCGGATTACATTACCTTTAATTGCTCCCGGTATTATAAGCGGAGCATTATTAGCTTTCACCCTCTCCCTTGATGATTTTGTAATCACCTTTTTTACCGCCGGAGTAGGAGCAACAACGCTCCCGGTTTTCATCTACGGCATGATTAAATTATCTGTTACCCCGGCCATTAACGCCATTTCAACCCTGATGTTAGTGGCCTCCTTAATGATTCTCGCTTGCTCCCTTGTCCTTCAACGACAGAAAACCTAA
- a CDS encoding ABC transporter permease, translated as MTHSSPSQTLRQKINLSILLFPATFWLMLFFLLPLLIVFLYSFLERGTYGGVSWVFTLENYQRLINPIYWGVLTRSLSLAFLTTAICLLVGYPLAFFIATRPPRWQNPLLLLIIIPFWTNFLIRIYAWIIILRNEGVVNTLLQSLNLINQPLDLLFNSFAVSIGLVYGYLPFMVLPLYATLEKFDFSLIEASHDLGANDLKTLIRVVLPLTFRGIIAGSLLVFIPAVGEFITPDILGGAKSIMIGNLVQNQFLGARNWPFGSVLSIVMMAIVLAPILLYFRNSENSNPL; from the coding sequence ATGACCCATTCCTCCCCCTCCCAAACCCTCCGACAAAAAATTAACCTCTCCATCCTCCTCTTCCCCGCCACCTTTTGGCTGATGCTCTTCTTCCTCCTCCCCCTTCTCATCGTCTTCCTCTATAGTTTCCTCGAACGCGGCACCTATGGGGGGGTAAGTTGGGTTTTTACCCTCGAAAACTATCAACGACTGATTAACCCCATTTACTGGGGAGTCCTCACTCGTTCCCTCAGTCTGGCCTTCCTCACCACAGCCATCTGTCTCCTCGTCGGTTATCCCCTCGCCTTCTTCATCGCCACCCGCCCCCCCCGTTGGCAAAACCCCCTACTTCTATTAATTATTATTCCCTTTTGGACTAACTTTTTAATCCGAATTTACGCCTGGATTATCATTTTGCGCAACGAAGGGGTAGTTAACACCCTCCTACAAAGTTTAAACCTCATTAATCAACCCCTAGACCTCCTTTTTAACTCCTTTGCCGTCAGTATTGGCTTAGTCTATGGTTATTTACCCTTCATGGTTTTACCCCTCTATGCCACCCTTGAAAAGTTCGATTTTTCTCTCATCGAAGCCTCTCACGACCTCGGCGCAAACGATTTAAAAACTTTAATCCGTGTCGTTCTTCCCCTCACATTCCGGGGAATTATCGCCGGATCTTTACTCGTTTTTATTCCCGCCGTAGGGGAATTTATTACCCCCGATATTCTAGGCGGTGCAAAATCCATCATGATTGGAAACCTCGTCCAGAATCAATTTCTAGGCGCGAGAAACTGGCCTTTTGGTTCTGTGTTATCCATTGTCATGATGGCCATTGTTCTCGCCCCCATTTTGCTTTACTTCCGCAACTCAGAAAACAGTAATCCGTTATAG
- a CDS encoding ABC transporter substrate-binding protein has translation MKRLLILVLLFIIGVTFPVACAASRPGGSDGQLSRASNVLNVYNWSTYIDPEVIREFEQRFDVRVQYDTYDSNDTLLAKIQPGNPGYDIVVPTDDYVESMANQGLLEELNHENIPNLENVDPRFLDNPFDPGNKYSVPYQWGTFGIGYNIQATGGEIKSLREIFDDKYRGRVALMEDSRAMLGSVLIMLGYSPNTTNRQELEEARDFLIEHRSIVATFAPDTGQDLLDQGEVDIALEWSGDVFQVMEENENIRYVIPKEGAIIWTDNLAIPKDAPHKKLAETFINFILEPEIGAAISNYVKFGTPNKAAIEQGLIDEADLANPGIYPPEETLDRLEYARDLGRDTALYDDIWTELKVAIGS, from the coding sequence ATGAAACGACTGCTCATTTTAGTCCTCTTATTCATCATCGGGGTGACATTTCCCGTCGCTTGTGCCGCCAGTCGCCCCGGTGGTTCTGATGGTCAACTAAGCCGCGCTAGTAATGTCCTGAATGTTTATAATTGGTCTACTTATATTGATCCCGAGGTGATTCGAGAATTTGAGCAAAGATTTGATGTTCGGGTTCAATATGACACCTATGATAGTAATGACACCTTATTAGCCAAAATTCAACCCGGAAACCCCGGTTATGATATTGTTGTCCCCACCGATGATTATGTGGAAAGTATGGCGAATCAAGGGTTATTAGAAGAACTTAATCATGAGAATATTCCTAACTTAGAAAATGTTGATCCTCGGTTTTTAGATAATCCTTTTGACCCCGGCAATAAATACAGCGTTCCCTACCAGTGGGGAACTTTTGGCATTGGTTATAATATCCAAGCCACTGGGGGAGAAATCAAATCCTTGCGCGAGATTTTTGATGATAAATACCGGGGACGAGTCGCCTTAATGGAAGACTCTCGGGCTATGTTAGGGTCAGTGTTAATTATGCTGGGCTATAGTCCGAATACGACCAATCGGCAAGAATTAGAAGAAGCACGAGACTTTCTGATTGAACATCGGTCTATTGTAGCGACTTTTGCTCCAGATACGGGACAGGATTTGTTAGATCAAGGCGAGGTTGATATTGCTTTAGAGTGGAGTGGGGATGTGTTTCAAGTGATGGAAGAAAACGAAAATATTCGTTATGTGATTCCTAAAGAAGGGGCGATTATTTGGACGGATAATCTCGCCATTCCCAAAGATGCCCCCCATAAAAAACTGGCGGAAACCTTTATTAATTTCATCTTAGAACCGGAAATTGGGGCAGCCATTTCTAATTATGTGAAGTTTGGCACTCCTAATAAAGCGGCTATTGAACAAGGTTTAATTGATGAAGCAGACCTAGCCAATCCGGGGATTTACCCCCCAGAGGAAACCTTAGATCGTCTGGAATATGCCCGAGATTTAGGGCGAGATACCGCGCTTTATGATGATATTTGGACGGAGTTAAAAGTAGCCATTGGAAGCTGA
- a CDS encoding ABC transporter ATP-binding protein: protein MKAVELVEVSKVFPGKNNREFRAVNQVSLQIPEGEFFSLLGPSGCGKTTILRMIAGFELPTTGEVYIQGEQMRDRPPFHRPVNTVFQNYALFPHLTVAENVAFGLEMENLPRQQIRTRVGDALALVRLNGLEDRRPRQLSGGQQQRVALARAMVKQPQVLLFDEPLGALDLKLRKEMQLELKHMQQQLGITFVYVTHDQEEALTMSDQIAVLQEGKVLQVGTPTEIYEQPNCRFVADFIGESNFLVGRVIEQDSGGVVVLVDETLPISIPCSETFPVGKVVTLVIRPEKATIHPAHYLDQPCLAGTVTEVVYLGTDTRFVIRLTPQSAIVVRRQNIYRSNLDCFAVGESVQIQMASDSIQILGEGQLLPSQTFTASRRENR from the coding sequence ATGAAGGCCGTAGAATTAGTTGAGGTTAGCAAAGTCTTTCCGGGCAAAAATAACCGAGAATTTCGGGCAGTGAATCAAGTCAGTTTACAGATTCCCGAGGGGGAGTTTTTTTCCTTACTGGGGCCATCGGGCTGTGGGAAAACAACGATTTTACGCATGATTGCGGGGTTTGAATTGCCCACGACGGGGGAGGTTTATATACAGGGGGAACAAATGCGCGATCGCCCTCCCTTTCATCGTCCCGTGAACACCGTCTTTCAAAACTACGCCCTGTTCCCCCATTTAACCGTCGCCGAAAACGTGGCCTTTGGTCTAGAAATGGAAAATCTCCCCCGGCAACAAATCCGTACTCGGGTGGGGGATGCCTTAGCCTTAGTGCGTTTGAACGGTCTAGAAGATCGTCGCCCCCGCCAACTTTCCGGGGGGCAACAGCAACGAGTCGCCCTAGCGCGGGCAATGGTCAAACAGCCTCAAGTCCTCCTCTTTGACGAACCCCTCGGCGCCCTTGACCTCAAACTGCGTAAGGAAATGCAGCTTGAACTGAAACATATGCAGCAACAGCTAGGCATTACCTTCGTCTACGTCACCCACGACCAAGAAGAAGCCCTTACTATGTCCGATCAAATTGCCGTCTTACAAGAGGGGAAAGTGCTACAAGTTGGCACTCCCACCGAAATTTACGAACAACCGAACTGTCGTTTTGTGGCCGACTTTATTGGGGAAAGTAACTTTTTGGTGGGTCGTGTGATTGAACAAGATAGTGGGGGGGTTGTAGTGTTGGTGGATGAAACCCTACCCATTTCCATCCCCTGTTCCGAAACCTTCCCCGTGGGAAAAGTTGTGACCTTAGTCATTCGCCCGGAAAAAGCCACCATTCACCCCGCCCATTATTTAGATCAGCCTTGTTTAGCGGGAACTGTAACGGAAGTGGTCTATTTAGGCACAGATACCCGTTTTGTGATTCGTCTCACCCCGCAAAGTGCGATTGTGGTACGACGGCAGAATATTTATCGCAGTAATTTGGACTGTTTCGCGGTGGGTGAGTCGGTACAGATTCAAATGGCCTCGGATAGTATTCAAATTTTAGGGGAGGGTCAGTTATTACCCTCTCAAACCTTCACCGCTTCTCGTCGAGAGAATCGTTGA